From the genome of Acidobacteriota bacterium, one region includes:
- a CDS encoding malate synthase, with translation MTRRLDYRNSVLEAYPDVYTSAALEALEVLAPLNRDRRELMAKRIARRLTRERDRQRIAFLEPQTLIPRTNIRVQDARDGNFEGSEIPADLKRQWIQGTGPAARPRASTESGLRNAAYALLSGADGWMFDGEDALGQVDNMSLDNQRNLLLAIAKDPRFLTVAEEVAAEMNQWAQDFFGRPIVADWRQQLDFTTKIFRARGLHLDDRHVREVDGTGFSASIVDLALYVVNNHQLLRDAGASIVLYLPKIQTAEEAALWNDLLAALEQHLELPVGTIKAYVLVEQIEAAFQLMEIRAALGRHFVGFNTGRWDYINSVADAMAWDPGFINPNIDAIGMTYGYMRNYEDRVRRAVNTPDKSGRCALWQGGMEPNIPVGSEAGVAEGMRKAKAGGEREQRAGASGKWVAHWKMVHIVRPVWEEAGADNQLGREFPPLTYTQEDADDLVLLEPAPRTVRGARDLLSVALQYGNAFAQGFQAAALKPADFFGDDDVLYLMEDMATGEIRVSILWEWLQKGAEVTGDDPATGARAGDTFDAALFARLLAEEYDKLLAARDRDVHDDSKATTLPIAREIVATYVTNRVKPPWYIDLLNLNLGIHDLATARSRIQAYVEAFERDGTRITENQDFVV, from the coding sequence ATGACTCGAAGACTCGACTACCGCAACAGCGTGCTTGAGGCGTACCCAGACGTCTACACCTCGGCTGCCCTTGAGGCGTTGGAGGTCCTGGCGCCGCTCAACCGTGACCGGCGCGAGCTGATGGCAAAGCGCATCGCGCGGCGACTGACGCGAGAGCGCGACCGCCAACGCATCGCCTTCCTCGAACCCCAGACTCTGATCCCGCGCACGAACATCCGGGTTCAGGACGCCCGCGACGGCAACTTCGAGGGGAGCGAGATCCCGGCCGATCTGAAACGCCAGTGGATCCAGGGCACCGGGCCCGCTGCCAGGCCGAGGGCGAGCACCGAGAGCGGCCTGCGCAACGCCGCCTACGCGCTCCTCTCGGGCGCCGACGGCTGGATGTTCGACGGCGAGGACGCCCTCGGGCAGGTCGATAACATGTCGCTCGACAACCAGCGCAACCTCCTCCTCGCGATCGCCAAAGACCCGCGTTTTCTGACTGTCGCCGAAGAAGTCGCCGCCGAGATGAACCAGTGGGCGCAAGACTTCTTCGGGCGGCCCATCGTCGCCGACTGGCGCCAACAGCTCGACTTCACCACCAAGATCTTCCGCGCTCGCGGTCTGCACCTCGACGACCGCCACGTGCGCGAGGTGGACGGCACCGGCTTCTCCGCCTCGATCGTGGACCTCGCGCTCTACGTGGTCAACAACCACCAGCTCCTACGCGACGCGGGGGCATCGATCGTCCTCTACCTGCCGAAAATCCAGACCGCCGAGGAGGCGGCGCTATGGAACGACCTGCTCGCGGCGCTCGAGCAGCACCTCGAGCTGCCGGTGGGCACGATCAAGGCCTACGTCCTCGTCGAGCAGATCGAAGCGGCCTTCCAGCTCATGGAGATCCGCGCCGCCCTCGGCCGTCACTTCGTAGGCTTCAACACTGGGCGGTGGGACTACATCAACAGTGTCGCCGATGCGATGGCGTGGGACCCGGGCTTCATCAACCCCAACATCGACGCCATCGGCATGACCTACGGCTACATGCGAAACTACGAGGACCGCGTGCGCCGGGCGGTGAACACTCCCGACAAGAGCGGCCGCTGCGCCCTCTGGCAGGGCGGGATGGAGCCCAACATCCCGGTCGGCTCCGAAGCGGGCGTCGCCGAAGGCATGCGCAAGGCGAAGGCCGGAGGCGAGCGCGAGCAGCGCGCGGGAGCTAGCGGCAAGTGGGTCGCGCACTGGAAGATGGTGCACATCGTGCGACCGGTGTGGGAGGAGGCCGGCGCCGACAACCAGCTCGGGCGCGAGTTTCCGCCGCTCACCTACACGCAGGAGGACGCCGACGATCTGGTGCTGCTCGAGCCGGCGCCGCGCACCGTCCGCGGCGCCCGCGACCTGCTGAGCGTCGCTCTGCAGTACGGCAACGCGTTCGCCCAGGGGTTCCAGGCCGCGGCGCTCAAGCCGGCGGACTTCTTCGGCGACGACGACGTGCTCTACCTGATGGAGGACATGGCGACCGGTGAGATCCGCGTCAGCATCCTCTGGGAGTGGCTGCAGAAGGGCGCGGAGGTTACCGGCGACGACCCCGCGACCGGCGCCCGCGCCGGCGATACCTTCGACGCGGCGCTCTTCGCGAGGTTGCTCGCCGAAGAGTACGATAAGCTGCTCGCCGCCCGTGACCGCGACGTCCACGACGACTCGAAGGCGACCACATTGCCAATCGCGCGGGAGATCGTCGCGACGTACGTCACCAATCGCGTCAAGCCGCCCTGGTACATCGATCTCTTGAACCTCAACCTCGGCATCCACGATCTCGCCACCGCCAGGTCTCGCATACAGGCCTACGTCGAAGCCTTCGAGCGGGACGGGACGCGGATCACGGAGAACCAGGACTTTGTCGTCTGA
- the aceA gene encoding isocitrate lyase ICL2: MSSFEHEVAATQQWFDSPRFAGIVRLFTARQVVEQRGTIAHDYTVAREAAAAFHDRLRQLFAERKSITTFGPYSPGQAVAMKRMGIEGIYLGGWATSAKGGTSEDSGPDLASYPLSQVPDEAATLVRALLTADRNQHYLRTRMTEAQRAATPAYDFRPFIIADADTGHGGDPHVRNLIRRFVEAGVPGYHIEDQRPGTKKCGHQGGKVLVAQDEQNKRLNAARFQLDVMGVPGIIVARTDAEAANLIDGRGDERDQPFLLGSTNRDVPAYKVCFLALIQRFYELGVRELNGHLLYAIADDEHAFATEWLEQRGVFRQVAEAAAIYREGKETSLDAMFDGVATRFLEVWEDEAGLETFGEAVAEVLEFRESEGEPLETSSGEWQRFAARASLYAARIKARELGVDIEWDCEAAKTPEGYYQVRGGIPYAIAKSLAAAPFADLLWMETKTADLADARQFAEAIHAEFPDKMLAYNLSPSFSWDTTGMSDEEMRRFPEELGKLGFVFNFITYGGHQIDGLAAEELATALKQDGMLALARLQRKLRMVESPYRTPQTLVGGPRADAALAATSGRTATTMAMGKGSTQHQHLIQTEVPKKLLEEWLAMWTRNYELPGGLRVQMRPHRAGSELLELGVYDSGEEKLANVIFSPIHDRRGRSILSVRDQNTFGESLRKKRLMTLVHLFLVHRFKADSVHYVTPTEDNQYQVAKMKSHGIFREVNTEVGQIIVADVDHQRISELLAPDQEALGRLIRKER; encoded by the coding sequence ATGAGTTCGTTCGAGCATGAAGTCGCCGCGACCCAGCAGTGGTTCGACAGCCCCAGATTCGCGGGCATCGTTCGCCTCTTTACCGCGCGCCAGGTGGTCGAGCAGCGGGGCACGATCGCCCACGACTACACGGTGGCGCGCGAGGCCGCGGCGGCGTTCCACGACCGCTTGCGCCAGCTTTTCGCAGAGCGCAAGAGCATCACGACCTTTGGTCCGTACTCGCCGGGGCAGGCGGTGGCGATGAAGCGGATGGGGATCGAAGGGATCTACCTCGGCGGCTGGGCGACCTCCGCCAAGGGCGGCACGAGCGAGGACTCGGGACCCGATCTCGCGAGCTACCCGCTCAGCCAGGTACCCGACGAAGCCGCGACACTCGTGCGCGCCCTGCTCACCGCTGACCGCAACCAGCATTACCTGCGCACGCGCATGACCGAGGCCCAACGCGCCGCGACGCCGGCCTACGACTTCCGGCCTTTCATCATCGCGGACGCCGACACAGGCCACGGCGGCGACCCGCACGTGCGCAACCTGATCCGTCGCTTCGTCGAGGCCGGCGTGCCGGGCTACCACATCGAGGACCAGCGCCCCGGCACCAAGAAGTGCGGTCACCAGGGCGGCAAGGTGCTCGTGGCGCAAGACGAGCAGAACAAACGCCTGAACGCCGCCCGATTCCAGCTCGACGTCATGGGGGTTCCCGGAATCATCGTCGCTCGCACCGACGCCGAGGCGGCCAACTTGATCGACGGCCGCGGCGACGAACGCGACCAGCCGTTCCTACTCGGCTCCACCAACCGCGACGTGCCGGCCTACAAGGTGTGCTTCCTGGCGCTGATCCAACGTTTCTACGAACTGGGCGTCCGCGAGCTCAACGGCCACCTGCTCTACGCCATCGCCGACGACGAGCACGCCTTCGCCACCGAGTGGCTCGAGCAGCGCGGCGTATTCCGCCAGGTCGCGGAGGCCGCGGCGATCTACCGGGAGGGGAAGGAGACATCGCTCGACGCCATGTTCGACGGGGTCGCCACCCGCTTCCTCGAAGTGTGGGAGGACGAGGCCGGCCTCGAGACCTTCGGAGAGGCCGTTGCCGAGGTGCTCGAGTTCCGCGAGAGCGAAGGCGAGCCGCTCGAGACGAGCTCCGGCGAGTGGCAGCGCTTCGCCGCGCGCGCCTCGCTCTACGCCGCGCGCATCAAGGCGCGAGAACTCGGCGTCGACATCGAGTGGGACTGCGAGGCGGCTAAGACGCCCGAGGGGTACTACCAGGTGCGCGGTGGCATTCCTTACGCGATCGCCAAGTCGCTCGCCGCGGCGCCGTTCGCCGACCTGCTCTGGATGGAGACAAAGACCGCCGACCTCGCCGACGCCCGCCAGTTCGCCGAGGCGATCCACGCCGAGTTCCCCGACAAGATGCTCGCCTACAACCTCTCGCCGTCGTTCAGTTGGGACACCACCGGCATGAGCGACGAGGAAATGCGACGCTTCCCCGAGGAGCTCGGCAAGCTGGGCTTCGTGTTCAACTTCATCACCTACGGCGGTCACCAGATCGACGGCCTGGCCGCCGAGGAGTTAGCCACCGCCCTCAAGCAGGACGGCATGCTAGCCCTCGCCCGCCTGCAGCGAAAACTTCGCATGGTCGAGTCTCCCTACCGCACGCCCCAGACCCTTGTTGGCGGACCGCGCGCGGACGCCGCATTGGCCGCGACGTCGGGGCGCACGGCGACGACCATGGCGATGGGCAAGGGCTCGACCCAGCACCAGCACCTGATACAGACCGAGGTGCCCAAGAAGCTCCTCGAGGAGTGGCTGGCGATGTGGACGCGGAACTATGAGCTCCCCGGCGGGCTGCGCGTCCAGATGCGGCCCCACCGCGCCGGCTCGGAGTTGCTCGAGCTCGGAGTGTACGACAGTGGGGAGGAGAAGCTCGCCAACGTCATCTTCTCCCCCATCCACGACCGGCGTGGCCGCAGCATCCTCTCGGTGCGCGACCAGAACACCTTTGGGGAGTCGCTGCGCAAGAAGCGCCTGATGACCCTCGTCCACCTTTTCCTGGTGCACCGCTTCAAGGCCGACTCGGTGCACTACGTCACACCCACGGAGGACAACCAGTATCAGGTCGCAAAGATGAAGTCTCACGGCATCTTCCGCGAGGTCAACACCGAGGTCGGCCAAATCATCGTCGCCGACGTCGACCACCAGCGGATCTCCGAGCTATTGGCGCCGGATCAGGAGGCGTTGGGGAGGCTGATTCGCAAGGAGAGATAG
- a CDS encoding Ig-like domain-containing protein, whose amino-acid sequence MKLKVLCVIAMIATAALAQQQSAPVKTVEVTPKVTEAEVGQQLKLTAVAKDESGKTIDVKPAVWFAAPFDVVSADNSGNISFYNPGEAQVGAVVAGKVGTIRIRVKPAPVTSIDLPSKNQVVVGGAMRPNATARTSTGNPRADVAISWSSDNPSIASVDAAGLVIGLKPGKANITAACERASATMAVEVTANSVKSLSVEPRSANARTGDVVRFSTGATDGAGKAINGCDVRWAVGGDGAMIEPDGAFVAEKPGAYVVSASVGDREALASVIVTPRNTERELEVVGRALIKDFQTAEQWIIGNFAYVSTISDKLMVYDVSDPAHPKLTDTVKVDARHTNDISTTSDGKIAVLTREGASNRKNGIVFLNTSDPAHPKVISDYTATVTGGVHSAFIDSHYVYLTDDATGSMRVIDFQDVKNPKEVARWQVENPLARQVTAADGEESTAGRYLHDVQVKDGLAYLAYWRDGLVILDVGSGIKGGSPEKPQLVSQYRMNYHELYGDGWLAGAHAVFRYKNYVFVGDEVFPAIFDIQSKKRIPVRGIVHVVDVSDINHPREVANYTVPEGGAHNIWVKDDVLSMGYYSGGARVVDVSGELRGDLYRQGREIGRLWTGDPSGFRSNLPFTWGAQPHRDLIFFNDINSGIWIVKIGKPKQKGSTTAPGD is encoded by the coding sequence GTGAAGCTAAAGGTTCTGTGTGTTATCGCGATGATCGCTACAGCCGCTTTGGCGCAGCAACAGTCGGCGCCTGTGAAAACCGTCGAGGTCACGCCTAAGGTGACCGAAGCTGAGGTCGGCCAGCAGTTGAAATTGACCGCGGTAGCTAAAGACGAGTCGGGTAAAACAATCGACGTTAAGCCAGCGGTCTGGTTTGCCGCCCCGTTCGATGTGGTCAGCGCCGACAATTCGGGAAACATTTCGTTCTACAACCCCGGCGAGGCGCAAGTTGGAGCAGTGGTCGCGGGCAAGGTCGGCACAATACGAATCAGAGTCAAGCCGGCGCCGGTAACGAGCATCGATCTCCCGTCAAAGAATCAAGTCGTTGTGGGCGGCGCCATGAGGCCGAACGCGACTGCTCGCACTTCGACAGGTAATCCGCGAGCGGATGTCGCGATCTCGTGGTCCTCCGATAATCCGTCGATTGCCTCTGTTGATGCCGCCGGACTGGTTATCGGACTGAAACCGGGTAAAGCGAACATCACCGCGGCCTGCGAGCGAGCTAGCGCGACGATGGCGGTTGAGGTGACCGCAAACTCGGTCAAGTCGCTCAGTGTTGAGCCGAGATCCGCGAATGCGCGAACGGGAGATGTAGTTCGTTTCTCCACTGGCGCGACCGATGGCGCAGGCAAAGCCATAAACGGTTGTGACGTGCGCTGGGCGGTTGGCGGTGACGGCGCGATGATTGAGCCCGACGGCGCGTTCGTGGCCGAAAAACCGGGCGCCTATGTCGTCAGCGCTTCGGTCGGCGATCGCGAGGCGCTGGCTTCAGTGATCGTGACACCGCGAAACACGGAGCGCGAATTAGAAGTGGTTGGGCGTGCACTGATCAAAGACTTTCAGACTGCGGAACAATGGATCATCGGCAATTTCGCTTATGTGTCGACGATATCCGACAAGCTGATGGTTTATGACGTCTCGGATCCGGCTCACCCGAAGCTGACGGATACGGTGAAGGTTGATGCCCGGCATACCAACGACATAAGCACGACGTCCGACGGCAAGATCGCGGTGCTCACTCGTGAGGGCGCATCAAATCGCAAGAACGGAATCGTGTTTCTCAATACATCCGACCCCGCGCATCCGAAGGTCATTTCTGACTATACGGCTACGGTTACCGGCGGAGTGCATAGCGCATTCATCGATAGTCATTACGTGTACCTGACCGACGACGCAACGGGCTCGATGCGCGTCATCGACTTTCAAGACGTAAAGAATCCAAAGGAGGTCGCGCGGTGGCAAGTTGAGAATCCGCTGGCGCGACAGGTAACCGCCGCCGACGGTGAAGAGTCGACCGCTGGGCGATATCTCCACGACGTTCAGGTGAAAGACGGACTGGCTTATCTGGCTTATTGGAGAGACGGACTCGTGATTCTGGACGTCGGCAGCGGCATCAAGGGCGGCAGTCCGGAGAAGCCTCAGTTAGTCAGCCAATATCGGATGAACTACCACGAGCTGTACGGCGACGGTTGGCTGGCCGGCGCGCACGCGGTCTTTCGCTATAAGAACTACGTCTTCGTCGGCGATGAGGTCTTTCCGGCCATATTCGATATACAGTCGAAGAAACGGATTCCAGTGCGCGGAATCGTTCACGTCGTGGATGTGAGCGATATCAATCATCCAAGAGAAGTCGCGAACTACACCGTACCCGAAGGCGGCGCGCACAACATCTGGGTCAAGGACGATGTGCTGAGTATGGGCTACTACTCGGGTGGCGCTCGCGTCGTCGATGTTTCGGGCGAGCTTAGAGGAGACCTGTACAGGCAAGGACGCGAGATCGGGCGGCTCTGGACTGGGGATCCGTCGGGGTTCAGGTCTAATCTGCCCTTTACCTGGGGAGCTCAGCCGCACCGCGACTTGATCTTCTTTAACGATATCAACTCGGGCATTTGGATCGTGAAGATCGGAAAGCCTAAACAGAAGGGCTCGACGACCGCGCCCGGCGATTGA